A window of the Xanthocytophaga agilis genome harbors these coding sequences:
- a CDS encoding glutamate synthase subunit beta: MGKPTGFLEFTRELPEKRKKEERVKDYNEIEKTFSTELAEKQAARCMNCGVPFCHNGCPLGNIIPEFNDAVYAQDWALAYEILASTNNFPEFTGRICPAPCESSCVLGINKPPVTIEAIERYIIETAFEKGYVQPNLPKFRTGKKVAVIGSGPAGLAAAAQLNKAGHLVTVFERADAVGGLLRYGIPDFKLDKKVIDRRVEVMEAEGITFKTNANVGVNVRTKALLEEFDAVVLSGGSTVARDLPIPGRNLKGIYPAMEFLSQQNKRVANRPVTVDHRGVNYENGELLATGKNVIVIGGGDTGSDCVGTSNRHGANSVTQIELMPMPPKERAESTPWPHWPMMLRTSTSHEEGCNRHWAIQTKEFVGDENGNLKAIKLVDLEWKVENGRSIFVEVAGSEREIPCELALLAMGFLHPQQEGMLNELGVEYDERGNVKAQNYQTNNAKVFAAGDMRRGQSLVVWAISEGREAARAVDEYLMGHSELEAKAVSMLNAQKFDFA, from the coding sequence ATGGGAAAACCGACCGGATTCCTGGAGTTTACAAGAGAGCTGCCAGAAAAACGCAAGAAAGAAGAGCGTGTAAAAGATTATAATGAAATTGAAAAAACGTTTTCTACTGAATTAGCCGAAAAACAGGCTGCCCGTTGTATGAATTGCGGAGTTCCATTTTGTCATAATGGATGTCCGCTAGGAAATATTATTCCCGAATTTAATGATGCCGTATATGCACAAGATTGGGCTCTAGCTTATGAAATCCTGGCATCAACCAATAATTTCCCTGAATTTACAGGACGTATTTGCCCTGCACCTTGTGAATCATCCTGTGTATTAGGTATTAATAAACCTCCTGTTACAATTGAAGCGATCGAACGTTATATTATTGAGACTGCGTTTGAAAAAGGATATGTTCAGCCAAATCTTCCTAAATTCCGCACAGGCAAAAAAGTAGCCGTTATAGGTTCTGGCCCTGCAGGTTTGGCAGCAGCAGCCCAACTCAATAAAGCAGGTCATCTGGTCACTGTATTTGAAAGAGCAGATGCAGTAGGAGGCTTATTACGATACGGTATCCCTGATTTTAAATTAGATAAAAAAGTGATTGATCGCCGTGTGGAAGTAATGGAGGCAGAAGGAATCACTTTTAAAACCAATGCCAATGTAGGCGTAAACGTACGTACAAAAGCTTTATTGGAAGAGTTTGACGCAGTAGTGCTTTCTGGTGGATCTACTGTAGCCAGAGATCTTCCAATTCCCGGACGTAATCTGAAAGGTATTTATCCGGCAATGGAATTCCTTAGCCAGCAAAACAAACGAGTAGCTAATCGTCCGGTAACTGTAGATCATCGGGGTGTTAACTACGAAAATGGTGAACTGTTAGCAACTGGTAAAAATGTAATTGTAATTGGTGGTGGGGATACAGGTTCTGACTGTGTAGGTACATCCAACAGACATGGAGCTAACTCTGTTACACAAATCGAATTGATGCCAATGCCTCCCAAAGAACGGGCAGAAAGCACACCTTGGCCACACTGGCCAATGATGTTGCGTACTTCTACTTCACATGAAGAAGGTTGTAACCGGCACTGGGCTATTCAGACAAAAGAATTTGTAGGTGATGAGAATGGCAATCTGAAAGCAATCAAACTAGTAGATCTTGAGTGGAAAGTAGAAAACGGTCGTTCTATATTTGTTGAAGTAGCAGGTAGTGAACGTGAGATTCCTTGTGAACTGGCATTGCTTGCCATGGGCTTTTTACATCCACAACAAGAAGGTATGTTAAATGAACTGGGTGTTGAATACGATGAAAGAGGCAATGTGAAAGCACAGAACTATCAAACCAATAATGCAAAAGTCTTTGCAGCTGGCGATATGCGTCGTGGACAGAGTCTGGTAGTTTGGGCAATCTCTGAAGGCCGTGAGGCTGCTCGTGCAGTGGACGAATACCTGATGGGTCACAGTGAACTGGAAGCTAAAGCCGTTTCAATGCTTAATGCACAGAAATTTGACTTTGCCTAA
- a CDS encoding DUF4349 domain-containing protein gives MKQSLYFAYLTIFLSVGFTACSSKKERDDSYVSESAAMTDTVAVAANASPQPEGNANFTLDSKNNLEKTGRKFIRTADVKCKVKNVRSATNQIEDLTAKFDGFITNSNLQSSVDRTESVPVSSDSTLEVKTYTVTNDITLRIPNAKLDSLMRSLNSLVDFLDYRIVKAEDAGFDLLSNQLQQKRLESYENRMTQNIDKRGKKLGESTTAEEDLLDRQNRLDQSRVHTLGLEDQIAYSTVHLQIYQRETVFREIIVNPNNIESYKPGLFVRLKESLVDGWYIFEEIVIFFSRLWFLFVIGGIAWILYRRYGKKSRATIAALEKS, from the coding sequence ATGAAACAATCACTGTATTTCGCTTATTTAACTATCTTTCTTTCTGTTGGGTTTACCGCCTGTTCCTCTAAAAAAGAAAGAGATGATTCTTATGTCTCAGAATCCGCTGCTATGACAGATACCGTAGCTGTAGCTGCAAATGCATCTCCTCAACCAGAAGGAAATGCAAACTTTACACTTGATAGCAAAAATAATCTGGAAAAAACGGGACGAAAATTTATTCGTACTGCAGATGTAAAGTGTAAAGTGAAAAATGTTAGAAGTGCGACAAATCAGATAGAAGATCTGACTGCCAAATTCGACGGCTTCATTACCAATTCTAATCTCCAGTCGTCTGTTGATCGAACTGAGTCAGTTCCTGTCAGCTCTGATTCTACTCTAGAAGTAAAGACCTATACCGTTACCAATGATATAACTTTGCGTATACCTAATGCCAAGCTTGATAGCTTGATGCGTAGTTTGAATAGCTTGGTCGATTTTCTGGATTATAGAATAGTGAAAGCAGAAGATGCAGGATTTGATTTATTATCCAATCAGTTGCAACAGAAACGCTTGGAAAGTTATGAAAATCGGATGACTCAGAATATCGATAAACGAGGAAAAAAACTGGGTGAAAGTACGACGGCTGAGGAAGACCTGTTAGATAGGCAAAATCGACTCGATCAGTCAAGAGTTCATACTTTGGGCTTGGAGGATCAGATTGCGTATAGTACTGTTCATTTACAAATCTATCAGCGGGAGACTGTTTTTAGAGAAATTATTGTGAACCCTAACAATATAGAAAGCTATAAACCTGGTTTATTTGTCCGGCTCAAAGAATCTTTAGTCGATGGATGGTATATCTTCGAAGAGATAGTAATTTTCTTCTCCCGATTATGGTTTCTATTTGTGATAGGTGGGATAGCCTGGATACTATATCGTCGATATGGTAAAAAGAGCAGAGCGACTATAGCCGCACTGGAAAAATCCTGA
- a CDS encoding WecB/TagA/CpsF family glycosyltransferase, which produces MTTSVTVSANRKRIISLDVSQLSYDETTREILDLGSSHTPSYVCYANVHMTIEGHWSPAFAEIVNNANIVAPDGVPLAKAFKSLYGVSQERVAGMDMLPSLIADCEKEGLSIYFFGTTNETLDAMRKRIEKDHPNLRIAGMFSPPFGSLNAANNEKYAQMINDSGANLVMVALGCPKQETWMSQNYKKINAVLLGVGGAFDVYAGVRKRAPFWMQKLALEWLYRLAQEPKRMFKRYFVTNSTYIWLLSKQIMAKK; this is translated from the coding sequence ATGACCACATCTGTTACCGTTTCTGCCAATCGCAAAAGAATCATAAGCTTGGATGTAAGCCAATTATCTTATGATGAAACAACCCGGGAAATTCTGGACCTGGGAAGCAGTCATACACCTTCCTATGTATGCTATGCCAATGTGCATATGACCATTGAAGGGCATTGGTCACCTGCGTTTGCAGAGATAGTAAATAATGCAAACATTGTGGCTCCTGATGGAGTACCTCTGGCTAAAGCATTCAAATCATTATATGGTGTGTCTCAGGAAAGAGTAGCAGGTATGGACATGTTACCCTCTTTGATTGCTGATTGTGAAAAAGAAGGATTGTCTATTTATTTTTTTGGAACAACCAATGAAACATTGGACGCGATGAGAAAACGAATCGAGAAAGATCACCCCAATTTACGTATTGCGGGCATGTTCTCCCCTCCTTTCGGATCTCTTAATGCAGCTAATAATGAGAAATATGCACAAATGATTAACGATTCTGGTGCCAATCTGGTTATGGTAGCCCTAGGTTGTCCTAAACAGGAGACCTGGATGTCTCAAAACTATAAGAAGATCAATGCCGTATTGCTGGGTGTAGGAGGCGCGTTTGATGTATATGCAGGGGTAAGAAAACGGGCTCCTTTCTGGATGCAAAAACTAGCACTTGAATGGTTATACAGACTAGCCCAGGAACCCAAACGAATGTTTAAACGCTACTTTGTCACAAACAGCACCTATATATGGCTTCTGAGTAAGCAGATTATGGCTAAAAAATAA
- the gltB gene encoding glutamate synthase large subunit, which produces MNDQHEQLQPEGLYHPSFEHDACGIGFIANIKGRKSHQIVEDGIKMLTRMEHRGACGCEANTGDGAGILIQVPHEFFLDECTKLGLALPPYGEYGVGMVFFPKDEKLREECRTILNRKIKQLKLELIGYRVVPTMNGDIGESALAVEPQMEQVFIKRPPHITNPDEFERKLFVLRNYSTRVINESVQGLKGDFYFASLSYKTIVYKGQLTTGQVRPYFPDLHNENVVSALTVLHSRFSTNTFPSWKLAQPFRYIAHNGEINTVRGNVTWFTAAETEFFSEFFTKEELDMLRPICNPTFSDSANLDNVIEMLVLTGRSLPHVMMMLIPEAWDGNEQMDPVRKAFYEYHASLMEPWDGPASITFTDGKIVGATLDRNGLRPSRFCVTNDDMVIMASETGVLEVDESKVIKKGRLQPGRMFIVDMEQGRILSDEEVKDQISSRKPYGEWLKQNKIKLADVPEPGGKFRPLDEKTLLKRQIAAGYTSEDLKFVIGPMAMTGLEALGSMGLDTPLAVLSDQSQHLSSYFKQLFAQVTNPPIDPIRERMVMSLISFVGVSRNLLTETPEHCHTLELPQPVLTNQDLEKIRYIDHKGFQTKTIYTYFKADGQPDALERGLERLCRYAEDAVVDGFAIIILSDRSFDSSHAQIPSLLATAAVHHHLIRKGLRDNVGIIVEAGDVWETHHFATLIGYGASGINPYLAFETISDMKRKGRLETELEEDYLHKNYIKSVGKELLKIFAKMGISTLQSYQGAQIFEALGIHKEVIDTYFTRTVSRIGGLKLDDIAREVLIRHQLAFPTDPIPTQRLEVGGVYQWKQRGEQHIFNPQTIHLLQESSKRNDYQLFKKYSKLIDDQTQKALTLRGMLKFKPGKSIPIEEVEPIESIFKRFATGAMSFGSISWEAHTTLAIAMNRIGGKSNSGEGGEDERRFDKQPDGDWLNSAIKQVASGRFGVTSYYLSNAQELQIKMAQGAKPGEGGQLPGHKVDEWIGRTRHSTPGVGLISPPPHHDIYSIEDLAQLIFDLKNSNRDARISVKLVSEAGVGTIAAGVAKAHADVVLIAGHDGGTGASPLSSIRHAGLPWELGLAETHQTLVKNKLRSRIVVQADGQIRTGRDLAIAALLGAEEFGVATAALVTAGCIMMRKCHLNTCPVGVATQNEELRALFTGKPEHVVNMFTFLAMELREIMAELGFRTVNEMVGQVDRLEPRDNISHWKHKNLDFAAILHKAPVSLEVGLYKQEEQDHGIDAILDLELIRQAKVAIEDKVSVKGEFEIQNIDRAVGTMLSNEISKKYLGEGLPNETIHYKFTGHAGQSFGAFGAKGLTLELEGDANDYVGKGLSGARLVIYPDRKATFVPSENSIIGNVAFYGATAGEAYIKGMAGERFCVRNSGVKAIVEGVGDHGCEYMTGGVAIILGSTGRNFAAGMSGGVAYVWDKAGDFESKVNKEMVNLERLTPEDETIIRMYVENHATFTKSEVAKDVLTSWNDVIKQFVKVMPADFKKALEKKNISLSEQIQNKEIVYGNFLAKV; this is translated from the coding sequence ATGAACGATCAGCACGAACAACTTCAGCCGGAGGGGCTCTATCATCCTAGTTTTGAACATGATGCCTGCGGTATTGGCTTTATTGCTAATATCAAGGGTCGCAAATCTCACCAGATTGTAGAAGATGGTATAAAAATGCTAACCCGTATGGAACATAGGGGTGCATGTGGATGTGAAGCCAACACAGGTGATGGAGCAGGAATTCTGATTCAGGTTCCACACGAATTCTTTCTGGATGAATGTACAAAACTTGGCCTGGCACTTCCTCCTTATGGAGAATATGGAGTAGGAATGGTCTTTTTCCCGAAGGATGAAAAACTACGTGAAGAATGCCGCACTATTCTAAACAGAAAGATTAAACAATTAAAGCTTGAGCTGATCGGTTATCGTGTTGTCCCAACCATGAATGGTGATATTGGAGAGAGTGCATTAGCAGTAGAACCACAGATGGAACAAGTCTTTATCAAAAGACCTCCACATATCACAAATCCAGATGAGTTTGAACGTAAACTATTTGTATTGCGTAACTACTCTACACGTGTTATTAATGAATCTGTTCAGGGACTGAAAGGTGATTTTTACTTTGCGTCCCTTTCCTATAAAACTATAGTATATAAAGGACAGCTTACAACTGGTCAGGTTCGTCCTTATTTTCCAGATCTGCATAATGAAAACGTAGTGTCTGCCCTTACTGTGCTTCACTCTCGTTTTTCAACTAATACATTTCCATCCTGGAAACTGGCTCAGCCATTCCGTTATATTGCCCATAATGGTGAGATCAATACCGTTCGTGGTAACGTAACCTGGTTTACAGCAGCAGAAACTGAATTTTTCTCGGAGTTCTTTACAAAAGAAGAACTGGATATGTTGCGCCCTATCTGTAATCCAACTTTCTCAGATTCTGCCAACCTGGACAATGTAATTGAGATGTTGGTATTAACAGGTCGCTCATTACCTCATGTAATGATGATGCTTATACCTGAAGCTTGGGATGGCAATGAACAAATGGACCCTGTACGTAAAGCATTCTACGAGTACCACGCATCATTAATGGAACCCTGGGATGGTCCTGCCTCTATTACATTCACAGACGGAAAGATTGTGGGAGCTACATTAGACCGTAATGGTCTTCGCCCTTCCCGTTTCTGTGTGACCAACGATGATATGGTTATCATGGCATCTGAAACAGGTGTTCTGGAAGTGGATGAATCTAAAGTAATTAAGAAAGGACGCCTTCAACCAGGCCGTATGTTTATTGTAGATATGGAACAAGGCCGTATCTTATCAGATGAAGAAGTAAAAGATCAGATTTCTTCACGTAAACCATACGGAGAATGGTTGAAACAGAATAAGATTAAACTGGCTGATGTGCCTGAACCAGGAGGAAAATTCCGTCCACTGGATGAGAAGACGCTTTTAAAAAGACAAATTGCTGCTGGCTATACATCTGAAGATCTTAAGTTTGTTATTGGTCCAATGGCTATGACTGGGCTTGAAGCATTAGGTTCTATGGGTCTGGATACACCTCTGGCCGTTTTATCTGATCAAAGCCAGCATTTGTCCAGTTATTTCAAACAATTGTTTGCTCAGGTAACTAATCCTCCTATTGATCCGATCCGGGAGAGAATGGTTATGTCCCTGATTTCGTTTGTAGGTGTTTCCAGAAATCTATTGACAGAGACACCAGAACATTGCCATACACTGGAACTGCCTCAACCTGTACTAACCAATCAGGATCTGGAGAAGATTCGTTATATAGATCATAAAGGATTCCAGACTAAAACTATCTATACTTATTTCAAAGCAGATGGTCAGCCAGATGCATTGGAAAGAGGGTTGGAAAGATTATGCAGATATGCAGAAGATGCTGTAGTGGACGGATTTGCTATTATTATATTATCAGATCGTAGCTTTGATAGCAGTCATGCTCAGATTCCTTCTTTACTAGCAACTGCAGCTGTGCATCATCACCTGATTCGTAAAGGACTTCGTGATAATGTCGGAATCATTGTAGAAGCTGGAGATGTATGGGAAACACATCACTTTGCTACGCTGATTGGGTATGGAGCATCTGGTATCAACCCATATCTTGCTTTTGAGACTATCTCTGATATGAAACGCAAAGGTAGACTAGAAACTGAACTGGAAGAAGATTATTTACATAAAAACTATATCAAATCTGTTGGTAAAGAATTACTGAAAATCTTTGCCAAAATGGGTATATCTACATTACAATCTTATCAGGGAGCTCAGATTTTTGAAGCGCTTGGTATTCATAAAGAAGTAATAGATACTTATTTCACCCGTACCGTTTCACGTATTGGTGGCTTAAAACTGGATGATATTGCACGTGAAGTATTGATTCGTCATCAACTGGCATTCCCAACAGACCCAATACCAACACAACGCTTGGAAGTAGGTGGTGTGTATCAATGGAAACAACGTGGAGAACAACATATTTTCAACCCACAAACGATCCATTTATTACAGGAATCCTCAAAACGTAATGACTATCAATTATTTAAAAAATATTCAAAATTAATTGATGATCAAACACAAAAGGCTCTGACTTTGCGTGGTATGCTGAAGTTCAAACCTGGCAAGTCTATTCCCATTGAAGAAGTGGAACCTATTGAAAGCATCTTTAAGCGATTTGCGACAGGAGCAATGTCTTTTGGATCTATTTCATGGGAAGCTCATACAACACTAGCTATTGCGATGAACCGGATTGGAGGAAAGAGCAATAGTGGTGAAGGAGGAGAAGACGAACGCCGTTTTGATAAACAGCCCGATGGAGATTGGCTAAACTCTGCGATTAAACAGGTAGCCTCAGGCCGTTTTGGCGTAACAAGCTATTATCTAAGCAATGCACAAGAATTGCAGATCAAAATGGCTCAAGGCGCAAAACCAGGTGAAGGGGGCCAGTTACCAGGACACAAAGTAGATGAGTGGATAGGACGTACACGTCACTCTACTCCGGGTGTAGGTCTGATTTCACCACCACCACACCATGATATTTACTCAATTGAAGATTTGGCACAGCTGATCTTTGATTTAAAGAATTCGAATCGTGATGCCCGTATCAGTGTTAAACTGGTATCTGAGGCAGGTGTCGGAACTATCGCTGCGGGTGTTGCTAAAGCACATGCAGATGTGGTACTGATTGCAGGACACGATGGAGGAACAGGAGCATCTCCACTAAGTTCTATCCGTCATGCTGGTTTGCCATGGGAGCTTGGATTAGCGGAAACACATCAGACGCTGGTAAAAAATAAACTCAGAAGCCGTATCGTAGTTCAGGCTGACGGACAAATTCGTACAGGTCGAGATCTGGCTATTGCAGCATTGCTTGGAGCAGAAGAGTTTGGTGTAGCCACAGCAGCATTAGTAACTGCCGGATGTATCATGATGCGTAAGTGTCACTTAAATACATGTCCGGTTGGTGTAGCTACCCAAAATGAAGAATTACGCGCTTTATTTACTGGTAAGCCTGAGCATGTAGTGAATATGTTTACATTCCTGGCAATGGAACTACGTGAGATCATGGCAGAGCTTGGTTTCCGTACAGTAAATGAAATGGTAGGGCAGGTAGATCGTCTGGAGCCACGTGATAATATCAGTCATTGGAAACACAAAAACCTGGATTTCGCCGCAATCCTGCATAAAGCACCTGTAAGTCTGGAAGTAGGTTTGTACAAACAGGAAGAACAAGATCATGGCATTGATGCCATTCTGGATCTTGAACTGATTCGTCAGGCTAAAGTTGCCATAGAAGACAAAGTTTCAGTAAAAGGCGAATTTGAAATTCAAAACATAGATCGTGCAGTAGGTACTATGCTTTCCAATGAAATTTCTAAGAAATATCTGGGAGAAGGATTACCAAACGAAACCATCCATTATAAGTTTACAGGCCACGCCGGACAAAGTTTTGGTGCTTTTGGAGCCAAAGGACTGACTCTGGAACTGGAAGGAGATGCTAATGACTATGTGGGGAAAGGATTATCAGGAGCAAGACTTGTTATCTACCCTGATCGTAAAGCAACCTTTGTTCCATCTGAAAACAGTATCATCGGAAACGTAGCATTTTACGGAGCTACAGCTGGTGAAGCCTATATTAAAGGGATGGCTGGTGAACGCTTCTGTGTACGTAACTCAGGTGTGAAAGCAATAGTAGAAGGTGTTGGAGATCATGGCTGTGAATATATGACAGGTGGTGTTGCAATTATCCTAGGTAGTACTGGACGTAACTTTGCAGCAGGAATGAGTGGTGGTGTAGCCTATGTTTGGGATAAGGCCGGAGATTTTGAAAGTAAGGTTAATAAAGAGATGGTAAATCTGGAAAGGCTTACACCAGAAGATGAAACTATCATCCGGATGTATGTAGAAAATCATGCAACATTTACCAAATCAGAAGTTGCCAAAGATGTATTGACAAGCTGGAATGATGTTATCAAGCAGTTTGTAAAAGTAATGCCTGCTGACTTCAAAAAAGCACTGGAAAAGAAAAATATCAGCCTTTCCGAACAGATCCAGAACAAGGAAATCGTATACGGAAACTTTTTGGCAAAAGTCTGA
- a CDS encoding SDR family oxidoreductase: protein MHDFSNQVAIVTGAGVGIGFEIARQLASNGAKVILNDIDEHLCIKASDAIQDTGGICKPCGGDSSQLETIERLVQIASKEFGQLNILIANAGITTFGDFLEYQPSSLKRLLEVNLFGTFFLTQKATTQMIAQGMGGRILLMSSVTAHQSHKNLAAYGMTKAGIEMLAKNLVVDLSPHQITINCIAPGATLTERTLEDKEYINTWSRITPMGRPGTVQDIAEAALFLTSSTAGQITGQCLVIDGGWSALSPSPYE from the coding sequence ATGCACGATTTTAGTAATCAGGTTGCCATTGTTACTGGAGCAGGAGTAGGTATTGGATTCGAAATAGCCCGACAACTAGCCTCTAACGGCGCAAAAGTTATTTTAAATGATATTGATGAGCATCTATGTATAAAAGCATCAGATGCTATTCAGGATACTGGAGGGATTTGTAAGCCATGTGGCGGTGATTCGAGTCAACTGGAAACAATTGAACGACTGGTACAAATAGCTAGTAAAGAATTTGGTCAATTAAATATTCTGATAGCCAATGCAGGTATTACCACCTTTGGGGACTTCCTGGAATATCAACCGAGTTCTTTGAAACGATTACTGGAAGTAAATTTATTTGGAACATTTTTTCTGACTCAGAAGGCAACTACTCAAATGATAGCTCAAGGCATGGGTGGACGTATTTTACTAATGTCCTCTGTTACGGCTCATCAGTCACACAAAAATCTGGCAGCTTATGGAATGACCAAGGCGGGGATAGAGATGCTAGCCAAAAATCTGGTTGTGGATCTTTCTCCACATCAGATTACCATCAATTGTATCGCACCAGGCGCCACCCTCACTGAACGCACACTGGAAGACAAAGAATATATAAATACATGGTCTCGCATTACACCTATGGGGCGACCGGGAACTGTACAGGATATAGCTGAGGCGGCTTTATTTTTGACTTCGTCTACTGCTGGACAAATTACAGGCCAGTGTCTTGTAATCGATGGTGGATGGTCTGCTCTAAGTCCTTCTCCTTATGAATAA
- a CDS encoding YdcF family protein, translated as MFFVLSKSLFYILMPITWIVGLFLYSFWTKVPRLKNRAIKIAFILLILFTNNLIVNEAIRAWEISVTPIADLAPHDVAVVLTGVTDTEREPQDRVYFAKGADRILHPLQLYKIGKIKYFLISGGSGQLVNRNKNESEAEELASILKLAGVPDSVVVLENKSRNTHENALFSAKVLEKRFPGKSYLLVTSAFHMRRAKGCFEKANVPVTVFTTDFYSSGRKWTPDYWLLPSESALGKWSTLWHEWIGYISYWGAGYL; from the coding sequence ATGTTCTTCGTTCTATCCAAAAGTTTATTTTATATTTTAATGCCCATCACCTGGATTGTAGGTTTATTTCTCTACAGTTTTTGGACAAAGGTACCTCGACTAAAAAATCGAGCCATAAAAATAGCGTTTATTTTATTAATCCTATTTACCAACAATCTGATCGTTAATGAAGCTATACGTGCCTGGGAAATTTCTGTTACACCAATAGCAGATTTGGCACCTCATGATGTAGCTGTTGTTCTTACAGGCGTAACTGATACAGAGCGTGAGCCTCAGGATCGGGTCTATTTTGCCAAAGGAGCAGATCGTATTTTGCATCCTTTGCAATTGTACAAGATCGGAAAAATAAAATATTTCCTTATTAGTGGAGGCTCTGGTCAATTGGTAAACCGGAACAAGAATGAAAGTGAAGCAGAAGAATTGGCTTCCATACTAAAATTAGCCGGTGTGCCAGACAGCGTTGTTGTACTTGAAAATAAATCTCGTAATACACATGAAAATGCATTGTTTTCTGCAAAAGTGCTGGAAAAACGGTTCCCTGGTAAATCATATTTACTGGTAACTTCCGCTTTTCATATGAGACGTGCTAAGGGTTGTTTTGAGAAAGCCAATGTTCCTGTAACTGTATTTACTACTGACTTTTATAGCTCAGGACGTAAGTGGACTCCTGATTATTGGTTATTGCCTTCTGAAAGTGCTTTGGGAAAATGGTCAACGCTGTGGCATGAATGGATTGGATATATAAGTTATTGGGGAGCTGGTTATCTTTAA